The following are encoded together in the Cynocephalus volans isolate mCynVol1 chromosome 4, mCynVol1.pri, whole genome shotgun sequence genome:
- the LOC134375058 gene encoding tripartite motif-containing protein 43-like: MDSDIPEAFQKELTCLVCMNYFIDPVTIGCGHSFCSPCLFLSWEEAQTPARCPMCREPSQQKDFRTDIRVKKMASLARQFLSSEEHTCGIHKETKKIFCEEDKNLLCVLCSHSQGHEAHRHCSIEGAAEEHREKLLKQMRSLWEKFQANKRNLNKERRLTNLWMDYVYLRRQMTRAEYRKLHPVLYGEEKEYLESLKKEGWHILQQLKKSEAQMVERWRHLKEMYEELMKMCHKPDKELLQDLGDLLTRSESVQQHMPQPVNPELSLRPITGLIDRFDHFRVEIFFDNEITNHNISFFDDVRNLKFRHDHQDASLNSDRSNYFAAWGAQRFTSGKHYWELDVDNSWDWALGVCKDSWIRNTGKMLESGDTFLLLCVREDNHYTVLTTPPVIYHYIKKPLGRVGVFLDFESRSVSFVDVAKSSLIWNYPTGSLNFPVRPFFCTGHT, encoded by the exons ATGGACTCAGACATCCCAGAAGCCTTCCAGAAAGAACTCACCTGCCTCGTCTGCATGAACTACTTTATAGATCCAGTCACCATAGGCTGTGGGCACAGCTTTTGCAGtccttgtctctttctttcctgggaAGAAGCCCAAACTCCTGCTCGTTGCCCAATGTGCAGGGAACCATCACAGCAGAAAGACTTCAGAACCGATATTCGTGTGAAGAAGATGGCTTCCCTTGCCAGACAGTTTCTGAGCTCTGAGGAACACACGTGTGGGATCCACAAGGAGACAAAGAAGATCTTCTGTGAAGAGGACAAGAACCTGCTGTGTGTGCTGTGCTCTCACTCTCAGGGGCACGAGGCTCACAGACACTGTTCCATTGAAGGGGCTGCTGAGGAACACCGG gaGAAGCTATTAAAGCAAATGAGATCTTTATGGGAAAAATTCCAAGCCAATAAGAGAAATCTAAATAAGGAGAGGAGACTAACCAACCTGTGGATG GATTACGTGTATCTGCGCAGACAGATGACCAGGGCTGAGTATAGGAAGCTACATCCGGTTCTCtatggggaagaaaaagaatatttagagAGCCTGAAAAAGGAAGGCTGGCACATTTTACAACAGCTCAAGAAAAGTGAAGCCCAAATGGTTGAAAGGTGGAGACACCTAAAAGAAATGTATGAGGAACTGATGAAAATGTGCCATAAACCAGACAAGGAGCTGCTCCAG gatTTAGGAGACCTACTAACAAG GAGTGAGTCTGTGCAGCAGCACATGCCCCAGCCTGTGAATCCAGAGCTCAGTTTAAGACCCATCACCGGACTGATAGACAGGTTTGACCACTTCCGAG TGGAAATTTTCTTCGATAATGAAATAACCAATCACAATATCAGTTTTTTTGACGATGTGAGAAATTTGAAGTTTAGACATGACCATCAAGATGCCTCTTTGAATTCTGACAGATCTAACTATTTTGCTGCATGGGGAGCTCAGAGGTTCACCTCTGGAAAACATTACTGGGAGCTGGATGTGGACAACTCTTGGGACTGGGCTCTAGGAGTCTGTAAAGATTCCTGGATAAGAAACACTGGCAAAATGCTTGAATCTGGGGACACATTTCTTCTTCTATGTGTGAGGGAGGATAATCATTACACTGTCTTGACCACACCCCCAGTGATTTATCATTACATAAAGAAACCTCTGGGCCGGGTTGGTGTGTTCCTTGATTTTGAGAGTAGAAGTGTAAGTTTTGTGGATGTTGCCAAGAGTTCCCTCATATGGAATTACCCCACTGGCTCTCTCAATTTCCCTGTCAGGCCTTTTTTTTGCACTGGCCACACATGA